One genomic segment of Erythrolamprus reginae isolate rEryReg1 chromosome 2, rEryReg1.hap1, whole genome shotgun sequence includes these proteins:
- the LOC139159728 gene encoding patr class I histocompatibility antigen, B-2 alpha chain-like, whose product MALRSALFWLLVLLALALRDSCDGASSHSMKFFYTAVSEPSQGLPHFVTVGYVDDQLFIHYDSHSQKKQPRVSWMEKVGKDDPKYWETETQISRSNEELFRENLETLRNRYNQSEGLHTLQRMYGCELRGDRSKGGFEQYGYEGRTFITFDKETLTWVAPDPQAQITQRKWDGLPGWNQRYKAYLEEICIEWLEKHLSYGNETLLRTEPPVVTMSSRTEVEDGMETHVCRVHGFYPREIDASWMRDGEVWLQDTFHGFLAPNADGTYHYWISIRVDPKERGRYQCRVEHDGLQDPLDLELKEPTDSKSNLWLIIIGCVVAALVVVGVIAGIAGFLVFFKKHQDGYKAASTSDKGSSSSEQGSNQAV is encoded by the exons ATGGCTCTGCGCTCTGCGCTCTTCTGGCTTCTGGTGCTGCTGGCCCTCGCCCTCCGGGACAGCTGCGATG GCGCCTCCTCCCACTCCATGAAGTTTTTCTACACCGCAGTCTCGGAGCCCAGTCAGGGGCTGCCCCACTTTGTCACTGTGGGTTATGTGGATGATCAACTCTTCATTCACTATGACAGCCATAGCCAGAAGAAACAGCCTCGAGTCTCCTGGATGGAGAAGGTGGGGAAGGACGATCCAAAATATTGGGAGACAGAGACCCAGATATCTCGTTCCAATGAGGAGCTGTTCAGAGAAAACCTGGAGACTCTGAGGAATCGCTACAATCAGAGCGAAG GCCTTCACACATTGCAGAGGATGTATGGCTGTGAGCTCCGGGGAGACAGGAGCAAAGGAGGGTTTGAGCAGTATGGCTACGAAGGGAGGACCTTCATCACCTTCGACAAGGAGACCCTCACTTGGGTGGCTCCCGACCCCCAGGCCCAGATCACCCAGAGGAAATGGGATGGTTTACCAGGATGGAATCAGAGATATAAGGCCTACCTGGAGGAAATCTGCATTGAGTGGCTGGAGAAGCACCTGTCCTATGGGAATGAGACGCTGCTGAGGACAG AGCCTCCAGTGGTGACGATGAGCAGCAGGACGGAGGTGGAGGATGGGATGGAGACGCACGTCTGCCGGGTCCACGGCTTCTACCCCAGGGAGATCGATGCCTCCTGGATGAGGGACGGGGAGGTCTGGCTGCAGGACACCTTCCATGGGTTTCTGGCCCCCAATGCGGATGGGACCTACCACTACTGGATCAGCATCCGGGTCGACCCCAAAGAGAGGGGCCGCTATCAGTGCCGTGTGGAGCATGACGGCCTGCAGGATCCTCTGGACTTGGAGCTGAAGG AACCCACCGATTCAAAATCCAACCTTTGGCTCATCATTATCGGCTGCGTTGTGGCTGCTCTGGTTGTGGTGGGTGTGATTGCTGGGATTGCTGGGTTCCTGGTGTTCTTCA AGAAACATCAGGATGGCTACAAAGCAGCATCAA cAAGTGACAAAGGATCCAGCAGTTCAGAGCAGG GGAGCAACCAGGCCGTTTAG